From one Onychomys torridus chromosome 12, mOncTor1.1, whole genome shotgun sequence genomic stretch:
- the LOC118594124 gene encoding olfactory receptor 5AC1-like, whose amino-acid sequence MEVNKTQLTEFVLRGITDRPELQVPLFLVFFFIYVITMVGNLGLIFLIWKDPHLHTPMYFFLGSLAFADACTSSSVTPRMLVNILDRGRMISLFECMAQYYVFGSSATTECFLLVAMAYDRYVAICNPLFYLVVMSNRVCTCLISVSYIIGFLHPLVHVGLLFRLTFCKSNIIDHFYCEILPLYTLSCTDPSINALVVFIFSAVIQAITFMSIIVSYACVLFSILKMKTERGRSKAFSTCSAHLLSVSLFYGTLFFMYVSPGSGPSKYKDKIYSLFYTIVIPLLNPFIYSLRNKEVLGALRKLIEP is encoded by the coding sequence ATGGAGGTAAACAAGACCCAGCTGACTGAGTTTGTTCTCAGAGGAATAACAGATCGTCCAGAGCTGCAAGTGCCCCTCTTCCTGGTGTTCTTCTTCATCTATGTCATCACCATGGTGGGCAACCTTGGTTTAATCTTTCTCATCTGGAAGGATCCCCATCTTCACACTCCTATGTACTTTTTCCTTGGAAGTTTAGCCTTTGCAGATGCCTGTACTTCATCCTCAGTGACTCCCAGGATGCTTGTCAATATCTTAGACAGGGGTAGAATGATTTCCCTCTTTGAATGCATGGCCCAATATTATGTTTTTGGATCCAGTGCAACTACAGAATGTTTCCTCCTGGTAGCAATGGCCTACGACCGCTATGTAGCCATATGCAACCCTCTGTTCTATCTTGTGGTGATGTCCAACAGAGTGTGCACTTGCCTGATAAGTGTTTCATACATAATTGGTTTTCTGCATCCACTTGTCCATGTAGGATTATTGTTTAGATTAACATTTTGCAAGTCCAATATAATAGATCATTTCTACTGTGAGATCTTGCCACTTTATACGCTGTCTTGCACTGACCCATCTATAAATGCATTagtggttttcattttttctgcTGTCATACAAGCTATTACCTTTATGAGTATCATAGTCTCCTATGCCTGTGTCCTCTTTTCTATCCTGAAAATGAAGACTGAGAGGGGCAGAAGcaaagccttctccacctgcagCGCCcatctgctctctgtctctttgttctaTGGCACTCTTTTCTTTATGTATGTGAGTCCTGGGTCTGGGCCAAGTAAATATAAGGATAAGATATATTCTCTGTTCTACACTATTGTGATTCCTCTGCTAAACCCTTTTATTTACAGCTTAAGAAACAAGGAAGTTTTAGGTGCTCTGAGAAAACTCATAGAGCCATAA
- the LOC118594128 gene encoding olfactory receptor 5AC1-like codes for MAERNQTLVTEFVLTGLTELPELQVPLFLVFLIIYFVTMVGNLGLIALIWKDTHLHSTPMYLFLSSLAFADACTSSSVTPKMLVNFLSTDHQISLSDCFAQFYFFCSSATTECFLLLVMAYDRYVAICNPLLYPVVMSNKLCTQLITVTYFIGILNSTIHVGLLVRLTFCRSNVIHYFYCEIVQLFTVSCTDPTLNMLVVFICSIFIQAFTFINIVVSYTRVLFAILKKKSEKGLSKAFSTCSAHLLSVFLFYGNLFLIYIRPGSGPAEDKEKLYSLFYTIIIPLLNPFIYSLRNKEVLGALRRLRKK; via the coding sequence ATGGCAGAAAGAAACCAGACTCTGGTGACAGAGTTTGTTCTCACAGGACTCACTGAGCTACCGGAGTTACAGGTGCCCCTCTTCTTGGTGTTCCTCATCATCTACTTTGTCACCATGGTGGGCAACCTTGGACTGATTGCTCTCATCTGGAAGGACACTCACCTTCATTCTACTCCCATGTACTTATTCCTCAGCAGTTTAGCGTTTGCTGACGCATGCACTTCATCTTCTGTGACCCCCAAGATGCTTGTTAATTTTTTATCTACAGATCATCAGATATCCCTGAGTGACTGCTTcgcccaattttattttttttgctccAGTGCAACCACAGAATGCTTCCTCCTGCTagtgatggcctatgaccgctatgtagcCATATGCAACCCCCTGCTTTATCCAGTGGTGATGTCCAATAAGCTCTGTACTCAGCTTATAACTGTTACATATTTTATAGGTATCCtgaattcaacaattcatgtGGGGTTGTTAGTTAGATTAACCTTCTGCAGGTCCAATGTTATACATTATTTCTACTGTGAAATTGTACAATTATTCACAGTTTCTTGCACTGATCCTACTCTTAATATGCTTGTGGTTTTCATCTGCTCAATATTTATACAAGCTTTCACATTTATAAACATTGTAGTCTCTTATACCCGTGTGCTGTTTGCCATCTTGAAAAAGAAGTCTGAGAAGGGCCTAAGCAAAGCTTTCTCTACCTGCAGTGCGCAcctgctctctgtctttttgttctaTGGAAATCTGTTCCTCATTTATATCCGTCCTGGGTCTGGACCAGCTGAAGATAAGGAAAAActgtattctttattttacacAATAATAATCCCCTTGCTAAATCCATTTATTTATAGTTTGAGGAATAAAGAAGTTCTAGGAGCTCTgagaagactgagaaagaaatga